The genome window tatATATGTCTTTTCCATTAAACCGAATTATGTGCGTGCTTTATCCTTTGATTAACTGTAGAAGTGGATGGAATTtggtttttgttgtttcttgaCGAATGatcttttgatttgatttacGGTATTTGATCGGAATTCTGTTCCCTCCCCCCTCTCTCTCGATCTCGTTTACTAAATGAGCTTGTATGTAATTCTTcgactatttttttttataatataaattttcttcttaaGTTCTATGTTTGGTTGCTTGGAAAATTCTGTCCACGGAGAAAGTCGAGGTCTTACTGCCTGTTTCAGAGAGAGAAGTTAAAACAAACTATAAGTATCACCAAAAGGGTTTATATTGTTCTTTGGCTTTCCCCCTATGTTTCTCTGTGGCCAAGCACAGCCTTAGGTTAATTTTGGTTTGTTTCGATTCGCCAATTTTGGCTTGCATGCAAGTATTATTTatgcaattattattttttaatgatggGATTGGAggattttccctttttaatgGAAGTTTAGGACTTCTgactaagaaaaaaaaattagcccATAATAGTTTGAAGTGAACCTTTTTGAAGAATTAGTCGGATACCCTAATTTGGTTTCTTGGAATATTAACGTTTTCTTGCCTTCTTGGtacaaatttaagtaatttgACTTAAAAACAGTTTTGTAGATTATGCTTTAAGTAGCATAGCTTTTTTTTCCTGTTTAACCTTTGCCTCATTGATCAGTTGAATACTTTGAGTGAATGTTTGGTTCACTGTTATGAGTACCTATCTGTCAATTGAATCTTAATATTACTCTCAAGTGTTAGTCTGTTTGGTACCCTGCTACGGATGCCTTTGTGGGCAAGACAAGAAATCAAAGGCGTGATGGAAAGAAGACAGGCAAACaactttattttagaaatattccTAATCATAATAATTGCATTTAGCAAATAGTTTATTACAATAAAAGtccttaattatattttcttaattcccTATGTAACTTCTATTCTAGGGGACGATTCTTGGTAATAAAATAAGACagaatttcattcaaattagaGGGTTAAGACTCTCTCCCCTAATCAGTCTAAGATTAGTAGCTCCCTTCCACAAGTCCCGAGGTTGGGAGCTCCCCTAAACGAGTTCCATACCTATTATTAATCATAGGTTTTCCACGAGACAGGAATCGCAACAAGGGTAAGGCCTTATCTATCAAATCAGGTTTTCTCGTGAATTGCCTGGTGACTTGATCCGTAACCTGTTAACATAATACACTTTGCCCTAATATTCAATTTGCAGCtacaaacataaaaaactaGAGCATCTTGAAACTTCAATGCATGTATGAATAGCATATTCTTGTCACTGTCAATTTTCCCAATTTTTTATCATTGTCTTTGGAGCTTTCTGATATGcaacttttttaagttttcacttaattattttGCTTGAACTATATGTTGAAGAAACAATCTTGTTGTTTAGATTCTTCTTTCTGATGCAATGGATATTGAACAAGTTGAAGATCCAACAACTGTTTTGATTGATTCTGAGAAAGCTGGTATGGGCACCAAGGGGAAGACTAAAATATGCTGTGACAAGAAGTGGGAAGACCATGTGAAGGtatattcattatatttttaaatcgaaACTGCTTGTTTCCGTGGcacatcttttttttattttatcaccaATGGCTTTTaattaactttcctttttttttccaggATGCTTCAGCCAGTGATCAGGGTATTTCTGTCAGTATAGCAGGGTCTGAGGATAGTGACAATCCCTTCAAGAGTTCTACTTCTGCATCAATCAATTCGAATAATATCAATAGTTCTAACTCTGATTTGTCATATCCTGATGATGATGAGGATTGTGATGACTATGCTGATGATGTTTCTGATTATGGTGACAATgatgattttttatatgaaGATGATTATGCAATTATGCAATCCCATTTTGATAATGTGGATCTTCCTCCTGGGGTAGAGGCTTCAATTCCTTGGCTGAAAGGCTCTGCTCTACTTGGAAATCTACCTCCTGCCCTGGGTGTCTCACTCTCAACAACCCCATGTCTGGCTGAAAGCAAGAAAGCGACAACATCAAATTTGGCTGATAGTGAACTGAAGTCGGTTTCTACCAATACTTCAATGGTCTTAAGAGAGTCAGGGTCTGATCGGAAAgaaggaaatgaagaaaatggaGTCGTGCAAAATTCTCTCAGTTTCAAACATTTTGATATTGTGGATGATTTCTCAGATCATCATTACAGCAATTTGAATTCATCAGGAGAGGTGAGTATACATCTTGTTTGCCTGTCGTGGTAAATTTGTaagtatttatataaatatgaaatttgcaCTTTCTATTAATAGCAACCAAAGGAGTGGGCAAAGCAAATACAAGAGGAGTGGAAGATTCTGGAAAAGGACTTACCAGGTGAGTTTGATTTATGGATATGTTTTCTGAAATATGGTGTCATTGTCATGCTAACCGTAAGgaattatgacatattaaattacttttaccAAGCGTTAACTCCCCTGACTGAATTCTGCAACTTTCGCAAGCTGAGTAACATCTTTAGAGTCATGCATTTCAAACTTTAAAGGACAGGTGCagctttttctaaattttatagcTTCTTTTTTTCCGGTTCCCTTCTAAATGCATCCCATGACTTCTAAAATATGAATATCACtacgttttttttttcttctcatccCCTGGCATGATTTTGTTTGAATGTCTCatgttctctctctctctctctctctgttcTTACACAGAAACTATATATGTGAGAGTTTATGAAGCAAGGATGGATCTTTTAAGGGCTGTTATTATAGGACCTACTGGTACTCCATACCATGATGgcctttttgtttttgattgtTTCTTCCCTCCAAAATATCCCAAAGAGCCACCGGTATGTTCAGTCTTCAGTGGGTATGCATATCTGCGTGCTTCCCCAAAAAATTCTCATATTGGACTGTATGTTGTAttagaacttatttttatgGAGCTTAATGGATATATGATAATTTCTTGGCAGatggtttattattattctgGTGGCCTCCGGTTAAATCCAAATTTATACAACTGCGGTAAAGTGTGTCTAAGCCTTTTGGGCACCTGGCATGGGCATCAGAATGAGATGTGGGTTCCGGGGCAATCGACCATGCTACAAGTATTGGTTTCCATACAAGCTCTTATTCTGAATGCTAGACCTTTCTTTAATGAACCTGGGTATGAAACTTCGTATGTTGGGGCTGAAGGTAACAGGAGGTCCAGGAAGTACAATGAGGAAGTATTTATTCTATCATTAAAGACAATGATTTACACACTAAGAAGACCGCCAAAGGTATCCTTACTTATCTAGTATATCCATGAATTTTCTTCTGTCTTCCTTTTTATGAAGCTTTTTGTGTCTATCTGTTATTATGTAATTCTTTTTCCTGGAGTTTGTATACATGCATTGACAAGTCTGAATACCCTCCCTTTTCCTATAGTCTTTCATTACTAAATAGTTGACCTGTTGTATACGGCCTCGGCGTTTGGTCAGGCATGCTTGTTAAATAGGATCATTTTACTGTTCTTTTAGTTCTTGTCGTCTATGCTCAGTATTCTGTAAATTTTACGAATCAGTCATGTTTTCTGTGTACAGCATTTTGAGGACTTTGTTACTGGTCATTTTCGCAACCGTGCACTAGACATCCTTGTGGCATGTCAAGCATATAAAGAGGGTGCTATAGTAGGCTCTGTTGCGGTTAAAGAAGGTGTTCCAGATGCTAACAAAATTGTAAAGGGTAGCTCTGAGGAATTTAAAGGAACGATTCCAAAGATGATCAATGCGGTGGCtaaagaatttgtgaaaaaCGGGTCAACGAACTGTGAGCAGTTTCAGAGTTGCAGAAGCTGATTATGGTTAAGAAGAGTTGGTTAGATCTAAAGTGTAGGATGGGATGTGTTAAGCCATTATAGAAGCTAATGTAGTGCCGTTTAGTATGAATGATTTGGTGAACGCAATTTTGGTGAACTTGGTTACATTATTACTACTTACGGTATATATAATCTCGGGATTCCCCGGTagatttaatcatatatatatagtggaACGGCTCTGGTTGACTGAAAGAACGCCCACAGTGGTTCAATTTTAGCCTTTActgtaattattttatcatttcagtCAACACGTGCTGCTAAACTCTAGGATACTTCGGTTGGATCTATTGTACTTAATTTAGTCTGTTCATATGTGTACTTTTTAAGGATGgcatttgatagattttaagggTCAAACTGTAATGAAGCGTAGCAGAAGCAGATATTGTTAAATCTATCATCACATGACTATTGGTATGTTTTGTCACTGTTTGTTTTATCTCTGTTTTATTATGGATGTTACAATTTGAATCTCATTACCATCAGGGATGTTAAAACTTGAATACCACTATCATATATAGATGTTAGATACAAGCATTAAACACCACCTTACATACAGACATGGACGAATCATCTTGACATCATTGCGTTGCTTTTGGCTTTTGCACTAGTCTACTACCCCTCCATTAGCTTGCTAGCGCGcgcacaaataaataaatactcttTCAAAATGACCTCTTTAATTCTTATGGGGAGAATAATCTAAAGCTATGGAAGAAGGAACAAGTTTATTTAtcaatcatataataatatttatatcacTATCACAATCTCGGAGCTTAATACACAACCTTGGTTTCGATCTAAAAGATAAATCTTTGCAAGCAGACTTGGGTGTACATCGACGAAGTTGAACACTTGAAACAAGTGATGCACCTAAAAGTTCAACAAGCCCAAATGAATATGGCTTCATGAACTTCAATCAAGAGCTTATTGTTTAGAAGGGATTTGCTTACCAGAAGAAGAAATGGAATCAAGTTAGGCATCGGAGGAGGCTGAGGAGTGGCTTCTATCC of Gossypium raimondii isolate GPD5lz chromosome 3, ASM2569854v1, whole genome shotgun sequence contains these proteins:
- the LOC105794870 gene encoding putative ubiquitin-conjugating enzyme E2 38 isoform X1; this translates as MDLRVDDASISKRLKPTQILLSDAMDIEQVEDPTTVLIDSEKAGMGTKGKTKICCDKKWEDHVKDASASDQGISVSIAGSEDSDNPFKSSTSASINSNNINSSNSDLSYPDDDEDCDDYADDVSDYGDNDDFLYEDDYAIMQSHFDNVDLPPGVEASIPWLKGSALLGNLPPALGVSLSTTPCLAESKKATTSNLADSELKSVSTNTSMVLRESGSDRKEGNEENGVVQNSLSFKHFDIVDDFSDHHYSNLNSSGEQPKEWAKQIQEEWKILEKDLPETIYVRVYEARMDLLRAVIIGPTGTPYHDGLFVFDCFFPPKYPKEPPMVYYYSGGLRLNPNLYNCGKVCLSLLGTWHGHQNEMWVPGQSTMLQVLVSIQALILNARPFFNEPGYETSYVGAEGNRRSRKYNEEVFILSLKTMIYTLRRPPKHFEDFVTGHFRNRALDILVACQAYKEGAIVGSVAVKEGVPDANKIVKGSSEEFKGTIPKMINAVAKEFVKNGSTNCEQFQSCRS
- the LOC105794870 gene encoding putative ubiquitin-conjugating enzyme E2 38 isoform X2 gives rise to the protein MDIEQVEDPTTVLIDSEKAGMGTKGKTKICCDKKWEDHVKDASASDQGISVSIAGSEDSDNPFKSSTSASINSNNINSSNSDLSYPDDDEDCDDYADDVSDYGDNDDFLYEDDYAIMQSHFDNVDLPPGVEASIPWLKGSALLGNLPPALGVSLSTTPCLAESKKATTSNLADSELKSVSTNTSMVLRESGSDRKEGNEENGVVQNSLSFKHFDIVDDFSDHHYSNLNSSGEQPKEWAKQIQEEWKILEKDLPETIYVRVYEARMDLLRAVIIGPTGTPYHDGLFVFDCFFPPKYPKEPPMVYYYSGGLRLNPNLYNCGKVCLSLLGTWHGHQNEMWVPGQSTMLQVLVSIQALILNARPFFNEPGYETSYVGAEGNRRSRKYNEEVFILSLKTMIYTLRRPPKHFEDFVTGHFRNRALDILVACQAYKEGAIVGSVAVKEGVPDANKIVKGSSEEFKGTIPKMINAVAKEFVKNGSTNCEQFQSCRS